In Carassius carassius chromosome 7, fCarCar2.1, whole genome shotgun sequence, one genomic interval encodes:
- the gucy1a1 gene encoding guanylate cyclase soluble subunit alpha-1 encodes MFCAKLKDLKIAGECPFSMVVGNEEPAEFEENSAVNALPVSREVQGTNTNILPRRKISRSKVNLHSLGESIRKLVCPEFEKLRNALIRVMKQQLDMSCPVACSSDLSQTMDNAEQLSDVMKNFSLKTDIPMDTLKISLGLEVFRECYEEDGHILHVVGGALHDFLNSFNVLLKQSTPPTPEVQRYIHQASILCLDKDPGLLTVYFFNPLPTTELFFSGVIQAAACLLYCTRVEVRMDVGGKDSSALQANHQPHLLYSVVVRDGRSLTPSPMRTHSSGDIPLSLLYSTFPFHILLDQEMSLMQIGDGLRRRLGRCRDGQRRTFFNEHFAIVSPEIRASFQDILTMLNTQFVLRVKQHGASSADRPGKHMDLKGQMIFMSEMSALLFLGSPCVDKLEELTGRGLYLSDIPIHNALRDVVLVGEQTKAQDGLKKRLGKAKAALEQAHQALEEEKRRTVELLFTIFPGNVAQRLWQGLPVQAKKFDHVTMLFSDIVGFTATCSRCTPMQVVNMLSELYTRFDHHCGELDVYKVETIGDAYCVAGGLHKESPTHAVQIALMALKMMELSDEVTTPMGEVIKMRIGIHSGSILAGVVGVKMPRYCLFGNNVTLANKFESCSLPRKINVSPTTYRLLKDCPEFTLIPRTREDLPPNFPADIPGVCYFLQARDQMTSAASTGCATDETQPNG; translated from the exons ATGTTTTGCGCTAAACTGAAGGATCTTAAGATTGCGGGAGAATGCCCGTTTTCTATGGTCGTTGGAAATGAGGAACCCGCGGAATTTGAGGAAAACAGTGCGGTGAATGCTTTGCCAGTATCCAGAGAGGTGCAgggcacaaacacaaacattctgCCCAGACGCAAAATAAGCCGGAGCAAAGTTAATCTGCATTCACTGGGTGAGAGCATCCGAAAGCTGGTGTGCCCGGAG ttCGAAAAATTACGAAATGCCTTGATCAGAGTAATGAAACAGCAGCTAGACATGAGTTG CCCTGTAGCGTGCAGTTCTGATTTGTCTCAGACAATGGACAATGCTGAACAATTATCAGATGTCATGAAAAACTTCTCCCTTAAAACAG ATATCCCAATGGATACGTTAAAGATTTCTCTGGGTCTGGAGGTGTTTCGGGAATGTTATGAGGAGGACGGTCATATTCTTCATGTGGTGGGGGGAGCTCTCCATGATTTTCTCAACAGCTTCAATGTTCTCTTAAAGCAGAGCACACCACCCACCCCAGAAGTTCAGCGTTACATCCACCAAGCCTCTATCCTCTGCCTGGACAAAGATCCAGGACTCCTAACCGTCTATTTCTTCAATCCCCTCCCCACCACCGAGCTCTTCTTCTCGGGTGTCATCCAGGCAGCAGCGTGTTTGCTCTACTGCACACGGGTGGAAGTCAGAATGGATGTTGGGGGCAAAGACAGTAGTGCTCTACAGGCCAATCATCAGCCTCATCTGCTGTACTCAGTAGTAGTGAGAGACGGTAGAAGCCTCACACCAAGCCCCATGAGGACACACTCATCTGGAGACATTCCCCTCTCACTGCTCTACTCTACTTTTCCCTTCCACATTCTCTTAGATCAGGAAATGAGCCTGATGCAGATTGGAGATGGTTTGAGGAGGAGGCTCGGACGATGCAGAGATGGGCAAAGGAGAACTTTTTTCAACGAGCACTTTGCTATTGTTTCACCTGAGATACGAGCCAGCTTCCAGGATATTTTAACCATGCTAAACACCCAGTTTGTGCTACGGGTGAAACAGCATGGAGCGAGCTCTGCTGATAGACCTGGAAAG CATATGGACCTGAAGGGGCAGATGATCTTCATGTCAGAAATGAGTGCTCTCCTCTTCCTCGGCTCTCCGTGTGTAGATAAGCTGGAGGAGTTGACAGGCCGTGGCCTCTACCTCTCTGACATCCCCATCCACAATGCGTTACGAGATGTTGTTCTGGTTGGGGAGCAGACCAAGGCCCAAGATGGACTAAAAAAACGTCTGGGTAAAGCCAAAGCTGCCCTGGAACAGGCACACCAAGCCCTTGAAGAAGAGAAGAGGCGAACAGTAGAGCTGCTCTTCACAATATTCCCAGGGAATGTTGCTCAGCGTTTGTGGCAGGGACTTCCTGTGCAGGCAAAAAAATTTGATCATGTCACCATGCTGTTCTCAGATATCGTGGGCTTCACTGCGACCTGCTCACGATGTACACCCATGCAGGTGGTGAACATGCTCAGTGAGCTCTACACAAGGTTTGATCACCACTGCGGTGAGCTGGATGTGTATAAG GTGGAAACCATTGGAGACGCGTACTGTGTAGCTGGAGGCTTACACAAAGAGAGTCCAACCCATGCTGTCCAGATTGCCCTCATGGCTCTAAAGATGATGGAATTGTCTGATGAGGTCACGACTCCCATGGGGGAGGTTATCAAG ATGCGTATCGGGATCCACTCTGGCTCGATTTTGGCTGGTGTAGTCGGTGTTAAAATGCCCCGCTACTGCCTTTTTGGCAATAACGTCACATTAGCCAACAAGTTTGAGTCCTGTAGCCTGCCAAGAAAGATTAACGTCAGTCCCACCACATACAG ATTGTTAAAAGATTGTCCAGAGTTCACTCTCATCCCCCGGACAAGAGAGGATCTTCCACCCAACTTCCCTGCCGACATCCCTGGAGTTTGTTACTTCCTCCAGGCTCGCGATCAAATGACAAGTGCTGCTTCCACTGGCTGTGCTACAGACGAAACTCAACCCAAtggataa